In Monodelphis domestica isolate mMonDom1 chromosome 3, mMonDom1.pri, whole genome shotgun sequence, the following proteins share a genomic window:
- the LOC103103920 gene encoding zinc finger protein 850-like, producing the protein MYSDLRKYNRIYSKKIFSKYKNECQKPFSYSSDLFEFQKIHATEKPYDCNECGKAFRQSTQLRIHQRIHTGEKPYECNECRKAFSQSSQLLQHQRIHSGEKPYECNYCGKAFRWKSQLIQHQRIHTGEKPYKCNECGKAFHQSTVLIQHQRIHTGEKAYECNECGKSFHWSTQLIVHVRIHTGEKPYKCNECGKAFRRSSQLTEHQRIHTGEKPYQCNECGKTFRQSSQLNRHQTVHTGEKPYMCNECGKAFHQSTGLTQHQTIHTGEKPYECNDCGKAFSLSTRLTVHQRIHTGEKPYKCNECGKTFRQSAGLTQHQTIHTGKRAYECNECGKAFRQNSQLTRHQVIHTGEKPYECNKCGKTFCQSSQLTQHQIIHTGEKPYGCNECGKTFRQSSQLTRHQIIHTGEKPYECNECGKAFRRSTELIRHQIIHTGEKPYECSECGKAFRRSTGLAEHQRIHTGEKPYECNECGKAFRLSIGLTEHQRNHTGEKPYECIECGKAFTLSTQLNRHQRIHTGEKPYECNECGKTFRQRAHLTQHQTVHTGEKPYECNECGKTFSRSTGLTEHLRIHTGEKPYQCIDCGKTFRLSTGLAEHQRIHSGEKPYACNECGKAFSLSKHLTQHYRIHTGMKPYEGKALGI; encoded by the coding sequence ATGTATTCAGACTTAAGGAAATATAATAGAATTTACTCAAAGAAGATATTTTCTAAGTATAAAAATGAATGTCAGAAACCATTCAGTTATAGTTCAGATCTGTTTGAATTTCAAAAAATTCATGCTACAGAGAAACCTTATgattgtaatgaatgtgggaaggccttccgcCAGAGCACACAACTTAGaatacatcagagaattcatactggggagaagccttatgaatgtaatgaatgcagGAAAGCTTTCAGCCAGAGCTCACAGCTTTtacaacatcagagaattcatagtggagagaagccttatgaatgtaattACTGTGGGAAGGCCTTCCGCTGGAAGTCACAACTTATtcagcatcagagaattcatactggagagaaaccttataaatgtaatgaatgtgggaaggccttccaCCAAAGCACAGTACttattcaacatcagagaatccatacaggagagaaagcttatgaatgtaatgaatgtggaaagtcCTTTCACTGGAGCACACAGCTTATTGTACATgtgagaattcatactggagagaaaccttataaatgtaatgaatgtgggaaagccttccgACGAAGCTCACAGCttactgaacatcagagaattcatactggtgagaaaccttatcaatgtaatgaatgtgggaaaaccttCCGCCAGAGCTCACAGTTGAACCGACATCAGACagttcatactggagagaaaccttatatgtgtaatgaatgtgggaaagccttccaTCAGAGTACAGGGCTTACTCAACATCAGacaattcatactggagagaaaccttacgaATGTAACGACTGTGGGAAAGCATTTAGCCTGAGCACAAGACTTACAgtacaccagagaattcatactggagagaagccatataaatgtaatgaatgtgggaaaaccttTCGTCAGAGTGCAGGACTTACTCAGCATCAGACAATACATACTGGAAAGAGAGCTTatgagtgtaatgaatgtgggaaagctttccGACAAAACTCACAGCTTACTCGACATCAGGTAATCCATACTGgcgagaaaccctatgaatgtaacaAATGTGGAAagaccttctgtcaaagctcaCAGCTTACACAACATCAAataattcatactggtgagaaaccttatggaTGTAACGAATGTGGAAAAACCTTTCGCCAGAGCTCACAGCTTACTCGGCATCAAATAATACATACAGGAGAGAAgccctatgaatgtaatgaatgtgggaaagcttttcGGCGGAGCACAGAGCTTATTCGACATCAGataattcatactggagagaagccttatgaatgtagtgaatgtgggaaggctttcCGCCGAAGCACAGGACTAGctgaacatcaaagaattcatactggagagaaaccctatgaatgtaatgaatgtgggaaggccttccgTCTGAGCATTGGACTTACTGAACATCAGAGAAatcatactggtgagaaaccctatgaatgcattgaatgtgggaaggctttcACCCTAAGCACACAACTTAATcgacaccagagaattcacactggagagaaaccttatgaatgcaatgaatgtgggaaaaccttTCGACAGAGAGCTCACCTTACTCAACATCAAACAGTTCACACtggggaaaaaccttatgaatgtaatgaatgtggaaagacCTTTAGCAGAAGTACAGGACTTACTGAACATctgagaattcatactggagagaaaccatatcaATGTATTGattgtggaaagactttcagattGAGCACAGGACTGGCTGAGCATCAGAGAATACATAGTGGAGAAAAACCATACGcttgtaatgaatgtgggaaagcctttagcCTAAGCAAGCACCTTACTCAGCATTACAGGATTCACACTGGAATGAAACCTTATGAAGGTAAAGCTTTAGGAATATAA